The window TTTTTCTTGCCGTCGAGAATCCCGTCGCCCGGCGGGATTCACGCGAAGGGCTCTCGTTCGAAGTCGACGCCGACGCGCGGCGAGAGACGGCCGCACCGCTCGACGCGTCGCGGAGCCGCTAGAGCTGGGAGCGGAAGGGCTGGAGCGCCCACTCGGACATCCGCTGCCCGAGCGATCGATGTTTCCACTCCGACAACGTGTAGGGGCGCGCCCGGGCGAGATCCCTCTCGAACATCTCCTCGAGGCGCGCGGCCGTTTCCCGATCGTCCGTGACGAGGTTGTCCTCTTCGTTCAGGCGAAACGACCTGTTGTCGAAATTGGCGGAGCCGAGCGTGGCGAACAGCCCGTCGACGACCATGGACTTCTGGTGGAACATCGTGCCGCCGTATTCCCAGATGCCGACGCCGCCCGCGAGGAGGTCTCCGAAGGCCGCGCGGCCGGCGGTCTTGGTCGCCGGAACGTCGTTCACTTTCCCGGGGACGAGGATGCGGACGCGAACCCCCCGACGCCGCGCGGCGACCATGAGCGCGACGGCGTCGGAATCGGGCAGGAAATAGGAATTCGCGATGTCGATCGTCCTTTCGGACGATGCGAGGGCGACCGAGTAGAGTCTCTGGACGTCGGCTCCGGCATACCGCGCGGAGGACGAGACGATCTCGGCGGCGACCGGCCCCGCCGCGTCGATGCGCGGGAAGAGCGCTTCGCCCGCGAGCGTCTCGCCGGTCGCCTCCGACCAGTTCTCCTGGAACGCCGCCTGGAGCTCCGTCACGACGGGTCCCTCGAGGCGCACCTGGGTGTCGCGCCAGTGCTCCCGGGAGTCGGCGTCGCCCAGCCATTCGTCGACGAAGCCGACGCTGCCGGTGAATCCGACGCGCCCATCGACGACGAGGATCCGGCGGTGCGTGCGGTGATCGATCGCGCCCCGGCTCCACGGCTTCTTTCGGTGGAAGAAGGCCACGTGGCAGCCGGCGCGCTGCATCGCCTCCACGTCGGAGGAGTTCAGCCGGCGCGCCGGGGATCCGACCGCGTCGAGCAGCACGCGAACCGTCACGCCGTGAGAGGCGCGTTCCGCGAGCGCGTCGCGGAAGCTCGAACCGACCCGGCCGGACCAGAAGATGTACGCCTCGAACGTGATCGTGGAGCGGGCGGCGCGGATCGCCTCGAGCATGGACGGGAAGATCCGGTCGCCGTTTTCGAGGAAATCCACGCGGTTACCCGCCGTCAACGCGGGCACCAGGAGGGCCGAGGGGACGAAGGTGGGGGCGGAGACGCCGAAGCCGTGAACGACCCGGAAGTTCGGATCCCGCGGCGCGCGCAGCCGGTAGAGCGCGGAGGCGAGCAGGACGCCGGCGACGATGGAGCCGGTGACGAGGGCGGCGGACGCGCCGCGGGTCCGCGGGCGAGCACGGGACGACGGGCGTGCGGCGCCCGGAGGCTTCGGGCGGGCGCTCATCCGCGCCGGCGGTCGGGGTCGCGCCGCGTGGCGTCGCCGAACACGATGCTCGCGGCCAGAGCGACGCCGCCCGCCGCCGCCCCGAGGAAGAAGACCATCGCGAGGCCCGGATAACCGAGGATCTGGAAGCGGGTCGGCACGTGCATCAGGAGCGCGGCCCCGACGATCAGCGAAGCGAGGACGAGGCCGAGGGCGATCCGGTTGGCGATCTTGTGAAGTCCCTCGATCAGGAGGTGCTCGTCGATCGCATCGACCTTGAGACGCAGGCCGTTCTCCGCCGCGAGATCGAGGATCTTTCCGGCCCGCTCCGGGAGCTTGCCGACGAAGTCTTTCGCCTCGAGAAGCGTCGCGAACACGTTGCCGGGCCGTGCCTCCTGGCGCATGCGCCGGGACATGAGCTCGGCGCTGTAGCGGCGGATCGAGGCGTTCGGATCGAAGTCGGGCGCGAGGGTGCGGCCGACGAGATCGAGGTGGAGGAGGGTCTTTCCCACGGTCGACAGCTCGGGCGGAAGCGCCATGCCGGTTTCCGCGGAGAGCCGGCTGATCTCGAGCAGCACGCGACCCATCTGCAGGTCGCCGACGGTCGAGCCCGCGTACCGCTGGACGAGCTCCGCGATCGCGCGGCGGAAATCGTCCGGACGCGCATCCTCGGAGGGCCGGGCGATCCCGACGACCGCTTCCGCGGCGCGCTCTCCGTGGCCTTCGCTCGCGGCGAGGAGGAAGCGCAGGAGGCGGTCGCGGACCTCGCTCGACAGCCGTCCGACCATTCCGAGATCGACGAGCGCCAGGCGATGGTCCGAGGTGAGGAGGACGTTGCCGGGATGGGGATCGGCGTGAAAGAGGCCGTCGAGCAGCACCTGCTTCAGGTACCCCCGGAAGAGTTCGTCGGCCAGACGCTCCGTGTCGACGTCGATCAGCACGACCGGATGGAGGCCGGTGATCTTGGTTCCCTCGACGTACTCCATCGTCAGCACGCGCCGGGACGTGTAGTCGTCGTACGGGCGGGGAATCACGAGGAGCGGAAAATCGGCGAGCTCCGCCCCGATCGCCTTGAGGTTGTTCGCCTCCTGGAGGTAGTCGAGCTCCGTCGCGAGCACCTTCCGGAATTCCGCGACCATGTCCCGGTAGGCGTGGTCGCGGCCGCCGCGGACGTGCCGGTCGACGAGGTCGGCGATCTCCTCGAACGCCTCGCCGTCCTCCTCGATGCGGCTTTCGATATCGGGGCGCTGGACCTTCACGGCAACCGGACGTCCGTCGCGGAGCGCCGCCCGATAGACTTGTCCGAGCGATGCCGCGGCGATCGGCGTGGGATCGAACGCGGAGAACGCCTTCGAGAGGCGGACGCCGAGTTCTTCCTCGATGATCGTCTTCGCGCGTTCGAAGGGGAA of the Thermoanaerobaculia bacterium genome contains:
- a CDS encoding phospholipase D-like domain-containing protein yields the protein MSARPKPPGAARPSSRARPRTRGASAALVTGSIVAGVLLASALYRLRAPRDPNFRVVHGFGVSAPTFVPSALLVPALTAGNRVDFLENGDRIFPSMLEAIRAARSTITFEAYIFWSGRVGSSFRDALAERASHGVTVRVLLDAVGSPARRLNSSDVEAMQRAGCHVAFFHRKKPWSRGAIDHRTHRRILVVDGRVGFTGSVGFVDEWLGDADSREHWRDTQVRLEGPVVTELQAAFQENWSEATGETLAGEALFPRIDAAGPVAAEIVSSSARYAGADVQRLYSVALASSERTIDIANSYFLPDSDAVALMVAARRRGVRVRILVPGKVNDVPATKTAGRAAFGDLLAGGVGIWEYGGTMFHQKSMVVDGLFATLGSANFDNRSFRLNEEDNLVTDDRETAARLEEMFERDLARARPYTLSEWKHRSLGQRMSEWALQPFRSQL
- a CDS encoding AarF/UbiB family protein, whose translation is MSRYKDIATLLWKYGRGDIARSLDADAPPPAAGAEAPAKELARDLEELGPAYIKLGQILSTRADLLPSTYLDALSRLQDDVEPFPFERAKTIIEEELGVRLSKAFSAFDPTPIAAASLGQVYRAALRDGRPVAVKVQRPDIESRIEEDGEAFEEIADLVDRHVRGGRDHAYRDMVAEFRKVLATELDYLQEANNLKAIGAELADFPLLVIPRPYDDYTSRRVLTMEYVEGTKITGLHPVVLIDVDTERLADELFRGYLKQVLLDGLFHADPHPGNVLLTSDHRLALVDLGMVGRLSSEVRDRLLRFLLAASEGHGERAAEAVVGIARPSEDARPDDFRRAIAELVQRYAGSTVGDLQMGRVLLEISRLSAETGMALPPELSTVGKTLLHLDLVGRTLAPDFDPNASIRRYSAELMSRRMRQEARPGNVFATLLEAKDFVGKLPERAGKILDLAAENGLRLKVDAIDEHLLIEGLHKIANRIALGLVLASLIVGAALLMHVPTRFQILGYPGLAMVFFLGAAAGGVALAASIVFGDATRRDPDRRRG